AGAACTCATCTCATTATGCTCTCATTGCGCTCTTTAAAGGGCCTTCTTCCACTTGTCCTTATCTGCAGGGACTCTGTCGACACGTTGAGTAAGGCCTACTTCTTAGTTTCCTTTACAGTAACGTGGAATCCGATTGCTGTAAGGTTATTCTCTCGCCTGCCCCCATTCGCCCGTTCTGGAGCTGGGCCTCAGTTGTGCGCAGGAGAGTCCTTGACACACTTACCTTTGCGTGATCATTGAAAGATATGTGGATGACACAGCGGCAGAGGGTGGGAGGTGCGTTTTTTTTTCGCCTCCTCAGCAGAGGCGGAAAGGAGGAAGTGGAAGCTGTGGTGGGCCCGGCGGTGGACGAGCGCAGTGCAGTGTCTGGGAGAGCTGGTCATCTGATAACAGAGCGGGTTCTGTTACACCATCACCAGAGTCACGCAGGAAGTCATCTTCCGTCCACTCTGCTGGGCCTCTgcaacagagaaggagagagacatgCGCACAAGGGCACTGGTAACGTTAGTGTGGTGGTCCTGGAGTACCCTTGCTTTGCGCATTTTggtgatccaactaatcagctaattaacaagttAAAGTGAGAGAAAACGCTAAAATGTGTAGGGCAGGGGTACTACAGTTTAGAAAGAGACAAGTCTGTAGTAAGACAAGCTGGCAGTAGAAGAGGAACAAGAATGTGCGTAGATATTCCTTTCTCAGTATTGAGGTCTTGTGAATGGACTGTGTATGGCAGTTTTGCACCGGACCATGCTTTACAATACAGTTGGTGGTTAGAGATCCACGATCACATATTTTGACGCTGCCATGTGGACTGAACTGCACTTGAATACTTGAGCTGAATTTAGTTGTCCTTTTCACTGGGTCATACCAAACTGGAGTGTGTGGGTGGAGCTAGTAATGGTGCAAACCACTGATTTGTCAAATGGTGTCATCACAGGGTGACACTGAAATAAAAACGGTATGGGAAAAAAATGGCTGTCTGTGAAGTAAAACCAAATGGCAAGTAAAAGGTAAAATAGAACTTGTAGCTCGTCCTTTGTTgctactgttatttgtatttgctGTTAACACAAGATTCACATGAGAAATCATAAAGTCCCATGAGCTAAAGAGAACTTTGCCTACTTTCACCATTCTATTATTTCATATAGGCACTCGTCTAGGGTATGGATTGTTCTGGGTTTCCGATTTGTAATCatacagtgctgtactgtactgcactgcacAATGGAAAAATGCTCTAAGGGGCTGCAACTGACTTTACTGCCTATCGGTAGTTAGAATGACCATCTATGGAAATCTTGGGTTTTCAGTTTTAGTATATCTGCTTCCCTCATAAAATATATCGCTGTCGTTGGGACGaaacctcatagctccagtttttgacataatttgaaaatgtctgtttcccTTTGCATTGTATGTTAATATCATGataaatggatcaaaagaaatgaccaataATTATGTGgcaaagtctggttccattgccttacattaagagtaaagaaggttttttccttcttctgtaaagttaccatttggagAAGTTTTTGTTCTAACAACAGCAATATCTTCTCAAtttctcactgtttttctttaccTTGGTCTTGgaatacatttttgtgtttttcctacTGTATCACACCTGATTAAACAAACTAATTAACAAACCCTTCCTCAGTTTaagtgggtgtgttagtgcaggGAAAATCTAAAAGGGGCAACACAGGGGTACCTCAGGATCAGGGTTGGGAAGCACTGCTCTAGAGCCATACTGAGGCTGTTAACTGTCTTGATGGGGAGGGGTTTGCGTTGTTTCGTCTCTCTTCACTGGTTTCCTGTAAGCTTGGCCGCAGTGTCCAAAAAGACTTGCAGAAGTTGTGGCCAGCACGCTGCCAGATGCAGGGAAACGGGCCTGGAAAACTTTGGTCAAACTATGAGGGGGCGTCTGACATTTTCACACTTAGGTCTAACCTCTCGATAAAGCCGCGACTGGTTTGAGAGTATTGTAAACACATCGTTACTCATTCAGAAGCTGATCTTTTATTGTACCTCATCCAACGTTTTGCCATTTTCATTTAGCAATGACTGAGGCTCTTGACGGACCTCCAGACTGTTGAATTCTCACCATGAAAACAAAACTTGTTCCTTGAACTCAAATCATTGTGACACGAGATGAAGTGAGGTTAATTGTTCAATGAAGTGAAGACATGGGGTTGTACGGGGTTAGGCACTGTTTTTATAGGTCTGGAGAAAGTTGGCAGCAGCTGAAACAGACTGCAACAGAGTCAAGAAGGCTTGCAAGTGGTGTACGTTCATTTTTTAAGCAGCCTCACCCACTACCTTTGAGGGGGCATTGTGAACACAAGCCTGGATTTTTGGCAGGCTACTGACATATCTCCAGTGAAACAGCCCAACCCTACAACTCCAGTTTTATCAGTTGTTCGCCCACTTCCTGCTTGTGCTCTGCACGACCAATCAGGCTTCTCTAACCGCTGCTGGCAGGAGTGACTCATACGCAAGGCCTTGCTCAAAATCCTGTTCTTCTTGGAACTAGACACCCCCCTCTCCATAGTGTTTCCGATTATCCGCTAATATCCTCTCGGCCCTGACCTTGAACTCTGCCGACCTGTGTGTAGTgaatcccccctcccccctccccgaGCCAGTGCtactaatcacacacacaagcactgaGTGGACACACCAGGCAGGGTATGCTTCTGCACACCCTTTGTCCATGCTGCACTAGATATTGGAGCTGATGTGGACTGTGTTAGCTCATATGCGTGCCAGTAATCCTCTCTCTGACTGGGCTCTATCGAAGGATTCCCGTGCTCGTGTTTTGTTCTACTCAGTAAACTCTTTGTAGAAGGTGACTTGTGCAGGCTAAGAACACATTAAACAGCCTCATAAAAAGAACCAAAAGCGTCCATCAAAGTGCTTTACCCCAAGGAACACCTGTGGTTGTTTTGGTTTATGTCATAAGTCAGTGTGTGTTCCTGGAATGTGTGGTATGTGCTCAGCTAAGATGTTTCATTTTGAGCTGTCAGTTTACAGTTGATGTAATGAATGATATGATTTGGTGTGCTGTGTTTAGCTCTGTTCGTTTCAGAGTCACTTGAGGTAAGGAGTAGCACTCTAAGAACTTCACTGGAAACAGACTTGctgctttttattcttcttcACAGATGCTAACTCATCTCTGGGTGGAATTGTTTGCATTGTTCAGGCACGTCAGTGTAACAACAGTGTCACGTCTGCTTGATTGCACATTGCGGTCGTTAAGTGAATatacagtgctttttttttttttaattacacatAATTTATGTAGGTATTACATTGTTTACTAAAACAGagcactttgtactgtaaccACCATAGGAGTGCAGGTACATGGCTactgaaaataataaagcaTTTACTTTCAGCAGCTTTACTTTCTGCAGATCTCTCAAAATTATATACCAGCGGTTGATGCTTGGCTTATAGGGTTGTATTGTGTCCGAAAAATCCCGATAACTGCTCTCCACACTGGCCGCAGCAAAGCAGGCCTGGGGTAGGGTGAAGGGGGTGGGATGGCTACTCACAGTGAATTGTGGTTTGACTTGCAAAGCAGCGGCAGGCTTGTGCGTGCGGCCTATGGCAGAGGCCTGCAAGCGAGCCGTTGGGGCCGAAGCACAGCCCCCGTCACCCACAGCAATGAATTAGTGATGAGGAATGTTTGGAGCCATGAGAAGGTGTCAGGATCAGGTTTGTTTGCAgtgtttcctctttctctcagccTAGACCTGGGTTtatgttgggacagggacagCACTTTGTCACCTGCTAGCCACTTTTGTGACCTGCTAGTCAGCTTTTGGTCAAATCTTGCTTATTTCCTCGTTCTGGTTCGTTGCTAGATTCTCATACTCCATCTTCTTGACTGAATCAGATGTGGGGctggaaaacatattttaagataattgtcatatttttattaaattagaaGAAGAGATGCAGaatataatgtaaatgcattgtaattgtaattttttaactaTTGCATGGGCTTTTGCAGTATTTCCATAGCAGagactgcaatatgcaaatgagccttttGACTTACAAAATTGTTTGTGTACTATGAACATCTTGACTAATCCAGTAATCCAGATGAGTGTTTTGTGGGtacataaatataatatcaaagtCTGGTCAGGGTGTTAATATGTCGTGAAGCATATTGCAGTTGCAATATATAGCACTCAAATTGTGATATGATACCTTCAGCCTAATCACAAGGTGTATCCCCCTCTTCTGCCAGTAAAATTCAGCAGTGTTTGTCCGTTACTCTCTTGCCTCTTGGTCAGTGCTTTCCCTGGCCAATTCAAATGAGCCATGGGAGAGATAGTGAAATGAGCGCCGATCTGCCCGGCATGCAGGGGTTTATCAGTGCTCCTAGGGAAAAAAACAAGGGCTGTGGTGTGGAAGCTGAGCGTGCAGGTGCCCATCACCATGGCACAGGAGTTGAAGGCGACAGAGAGAATAAGGCTTAAGCCCTGGCTTAGGATCATTACCACTGAACTTCAAGATGTGGTCTAGAGTAGAACTATTATTGGAAGGACTTCCCTGAGGTGCGCTATATAGAAGCGTGTGGGTTGCTTATGTGCCCTAGATTGAGGTATTCTTGTGGTTTTTAATATTTAGCAGCTAAATTCATTGCTTACTTAAAGTAATATAGAGCTCATTTTATTTTGTCGCATCTAGGTTGAACAATCCAAGCAGAAAGCATTGTTTAGAGCATTTACATTGCTCTTTACCTAAGCATGACCTCTGCAGTGTCCTGATGTCGTGCCAGCAGCGTTCTAGGTGAGGAAGGAAGCAGTTTTGTAAGAGGGTGTGTGGGAGTGGTAAAGCGGCCCAGGTCGAGCAGGTCTTGTGTACATACCAAGGGGCTTGATCTGAAGGAATGTCATTTGAATGTGTTGCTCTTATAGAGAATAATCCCCCCAGCCTCACCCCCTGCTGGGTTGCTCTGCCAGATGGAGGGTTGTTGGGGGGGGTGTTTAGGCTGTTTGGCTTTCGTgcatgcgtatgtgtgtgtgtgcgtgtttgaaCAGACAAATCGAGGAGGGTTGCTTTCCAAAgcccccctcccctcccacCCCTGCCTGGGCTGCAGTCGATCATtttaatccccccccccccttacaCGTGAGCAAGGGGACAGGCCTTTCCTGAAACTTGGCACACAGTACAGGGTGGGGTAACCGGCTCAGACCGGATTGACAACCTCCCTATTTAATACCGTTCCCTCACAGCCCTGCGCGTCTCCTCTACCACCAgcaccacctcctcctcctctggtaggttttttttttttcactcaggCCGGTGCTCAACAGCCCCCCCGACCTCCTCCTACACCCACCCAGCAACAGAGTGACACGCTACTGAGGGCACATGCTACACAGTCCTTCACTCTATGTGCCGCTCATCTCTCCCCGTACTCTGCTTGACCCATACatgctctcttctcttctcttctcttctcttctcttctcttctcttctcttctcttctcttctgcccTCTTTCACCCTGCTTGGGATTAAGGCTGTTTAACACCCAAAACAGATCACAGCAAATGAGATATCCTTAACAAGCATTTCTGTTAGCGTTTGAGCAGAGTTGGAATACTTTAGTGTAATCACTTGTAATAGACTGTACTAGTTGGATGATACTATTTAGAATGAACTACTGTAGTGAAATGTTTAGTGTACTATGTAAAACAATTTAatggagtgaaattatgttctTTAACAGCAGCATGTTGCAGAACCTAAGGCCTTCTAGATCTTCTATTCCTTCATagttctgtgaaataaaaatatttctattttttagttcattttatttatttatttatttacctggttttctccccagtttagtcatttccaattcctCCATTTATGGCACGAACTGAAGTACTCTGATAGTCATGGTTCACCGCTGGTGTGGGGGGGGTGAATAATTTCATCTATACTTTTGTCTAGTCTGGCAACATCCATGCTGGATAGTTTTATCAGACATATATAAAGGTAAAGTGTATTGGAGATAAAGAAGGAGGATCAAATGAAAGTCATTTATATGTATGAGTGAATCATCGGTGATAAAGCTTAGATCATACACTCCACTTTTTCGAACACAGTACATAACCTAGTGGGAATGTGAGATGGAGATGAAGCGTGATATCTTTTAACTAGTGCATTACGTTTACTGTTATGTTCTTGCTGCATTGTAGTAACATTCACAGTCCTCCTCATCTTCAGGCCCacgttgtttgtttttgaactgTCCATGAGCCCCAGAATGAAGATTCCAGAAAGAAACAGTTCTGAAGTAAGACAAACTGtcaggagaagaggaagaagaatcTGCATAGATGCTCTTTCACAGTACTTGTCTGAGGTCTTTTAGTGGGCTACCAGAATTTTACAACTGACCAGTCACATTTTAGAGTTTGTATGATCATATCATTTAAGCTCAGGAATGACTGCTTAATTAGATGCTTGATCATTGGGTTAGAGTAAGACAATCACAAAAGTATGCAGAGCAAGAACGAGGGTTGAAACAAATGGGCTAGCTAGCTTGCTAGCTTTTTAGCCAACTTAGTAATAAATAATGTGACATACcataattaaatataaacacaatgcCCAAGTTTGTAAAATCAAATGTactatattaatattaacaCCAGTCATCTTTCACTGTTTAATCCTAGACACTTTTGTGTTTGCAGACAGGCAGACGGACAGACGGCAGGACGGACGCGCGGGTGGGGGCTGCGATTGGCGGCTCGGCGGCAGGCTGGTGGAAGATGTCGTCGGGCGCCGGTGGGCGGGGGGGGCGGCAAGGCCGGGCCTGCGGGGGCACAGGCGACGCAGAAGAAGGTCCCGTGGGTATCCCTTTCCCTGAGCACAGTGCCGACCTGCTGGGGGGTCTGAACCGACAGCGGCTCAACGGCTTGCTGTGCGACGTGCTGCTTGTGGCCCAGGAGCGCGAGTTCCCCGCCCACCGCTCAGTTCTGGCTTCCTGCAGCACCTACTTCCACAAGCTCTTCACCTCAGGCCTGGCCGCTGACCGTCAGAGTGTCTACGCGCTTGACTTTGTGCGGCCCGAGGCGCTGGCCGCCCTGCTGGACTTTGCTTACACAGCCACGCTCACTGTCAGTCGCAGCAGTGTGGCAGACATCCTGAGCGCCGCCCGCTTGCTGGAGATCTCACCCGTTCAAGACGTGTGTACGCACCTGCTGGACACCAAAGTGCTCTCCCCGCCGGTGGGTCAACTGCTCTCCGACGGGAagagtttctgtgtgtgtgtgtgtgtgtgtgtgtttgtgtgtgtgtatgtgtacgcACACAGTATATTGTGTTATATAGGGTTAgatatgtgtttttatttgcaaaagTCTTGGTCAAAttgacacacttctgcacattttatggCATAATTACAGcttatttgattaatttaacacattagggggaaaacatcaaatgtggcctgtgcaaaagttatcgcatatttttttccagtatgttatgctacataaacaaatacataataataaaaaacctcCACAAataaactgtgcactaaaatttgcagaaaaatatgaATGATTTCACATGTGTGGCAGTTGTTGAGTGTAGCATCATGCTCCCATTTGCTGTTCTCAGGCGGGTAGTGAGCAAGGAGAGGACGAAATAGAGGAGGACGAGGAGCACCGAAGGACTGGAGGAGAGAAGGGCAACCGATTGCGCGCCCGCGAGTACTTGGAGTTCTTCCAGCGGGGGGCGCACTGGGGCAGCAGCTGTAGCACGCCAGAGCTCAGGGACCCGCCCGCACACCTGCACTTTAGCCAGCGCAACGGCAGCGCTGACAGCAACGGCACGCCCCCCGGCCCGGCCACTTATTTCTCCCCCCTTGCCCAGGTCCTAGCCCAGCCACCCCTGCTCCCTGACCTGGAGGACGATGACGAACAAgctgaggaggaggaaaaacaaCGGGACGGAGTGCCTGTTGATGTCACCAAGGAAGCGCTGCTGTGGACTCGGGGAAATGGCGCAGacgctctctctcgcttctaTGCCCCGTCCCAAAATGGACACTTCTACCTCCATCCAATGGAACCCAAGGTGGAGCGGGACATAGAGGCCCCTGTGCAGAGGGAGACTGAGCGAGGGCCTGCCAGCACTCTCTTACAGCAGATGATGGACTCCATAGAGCGTCAGAAGGACCGGGCCGCAGGGGCTGAGGATGATGGGCCAGACGGAGAAGAGCCCGACGTGGAGTTTTACTTGAAGTACTTTAACAGTGCGCAGCAAGAGGAGGCCAGCAGTGCTGCCATGGCACAGGGCCTCCTGCCACTCTGGTCTGTGCGGGGTAAtagtgggggtggtgggggtcaGCCAGGCGGAGGGGGCGGCAGCAGCGGAGAGAGGAAGATGCGCTCCAAGGCCTTCCAGAAGTGCCCCATTTGCTCCAAGGTAATCCAGGGGGCGGGCAAGCTCCCCCGCCACATCCGTAcgcacacaggagagaagccctACGAGTGCGCCATCTGCAAAGTGCGCTTTACCAGGTAAGCCAGGAGGGTTTGTTGCGTTTCTGATCAGGCTGCAACTAATGGTTACTATATTCTAACTTCTGATACTGTACTCAGTTAATCTATTGATTTACACTGGGCAAATCTATGAATTGCACCATTTTGATATTTCCCTTCACTTTGCCTCTGGCACAATGCTATTGCCTTTCAAAGTTCTGATTTCTTAGTCTCCTTAGTCTCCATAGAGGCCCTATCACCTATTCTTGCTGTAGAGTATTGCAGTTTAGGAAAAACTGAGTGCATCATGTTATAAAGTATTACGAATGCTTCCTGTGcaccaggagaacattactGCATTGTCCACTGAGAGGGAATTACTGTTAGTAGGAGAGTAAAATCGCATGCATGCAGTTTGGCGACATCGTAATATGTAGTGGAACAACAGGTTGTTGGTGTTATTCAATAAAGCATGCACTCCTTTTTGCCCCTGAAAAATGctttatccatccattcatccatccatccatccattttctaagccgcttctccgtcaggttgtgagtgtgtgagtgactgtctgtgtctgtctgtctgccctgtgatggactggcgacctgtccagggtgtatcctgaattgttgtgaggtcagagatctACATCCCTACCATGTGTCTTACCAGTCAAACCACAGAGCCAATGGTTCAAGAGTTTCATATTGAATGCAGTAAGGCACACAACAGTACTGCTATTACACTGAGAAATGTTTCAATCTGAATTGTCAGGCAAGAAATAGCCATAAAGAAAAGGTAGGGGTGGTGGATGGTGACACAGAGAGCAATGTACTGCTACCTAACCAGGATCCTATATTAAAACCCTATGGACGAGGAAAATGGACAGGTACTCACTATGCCGGAGGAGGCAAGCAGctataaaacaacattttataGTGACAGGCAGGCTGCATGACAAAGTCCTGGAATTTTAACAAGGGGGATCCAATAAAAATGGGCTGTGGTTGGCATGGCCTGGCTGTGTCTTATCAGCAATGAGGCTGCTGTAAACCGCTCCATGTCGATATTGAGAGGGATTACAGAGTGGTGCCCTATCTGTGCCAGTGAGTTATTTGAACTTGTGATCCCGGGTGTTGCGTTGATTATTGCCCCCAGCACACGGGGCCCTCTTTCAGCCAGTCTGTCTAATGAAAGCCGCTGTGTGCTGAATGCAGGCTAGCGAGCTGCTAGGGGTGGCTTTCGCTGTACTTAAGGCCATCACCTCTTCCATGAAACTATCCCCTTAATGAATTAATCAGGGGACTTGCATTGGAAATAGATGCTGCACTGAAAATATCCAGGAGCCTATTTGTGTTAGGTGGATCTAAATGCAGCAGGCAGTGGGAAGGGGGCATTGTAATCTTAATCCTGTTTGATCAGGGTTAAGAATGTGTCTCTCTCACGCTGTAATAAATCAATCCTGTCCTTTAAATAATTCAATTCTGTCAACGCACCACTTTATTATACTGTCCCATGGGTTTGCGTGCATGTGCGCCAGTGCGGGCCACTATATAGGTTACAGTGTGTTTGTGCGCGTGTGAGAGTTTGACAGTGAATACAGTGTTTTGGTGCATGCGCATTATcttctatatttgtgtttttgtacattttcagcatATTTTCATGCAAATGTAAACTAAAATGTGCTTCTTACAAaagctacagtactgtgcaagagTTAAAGACCATTCTTCATGTATTCAATTTCTAGTCAACATAGCACAAGtaaatttttcaggagatatttctaagaCTAGATATaacataatccacttgcataagtaAGGTAAACTGGAGTTCAGACGATTATTAAAAGGTaccaaaaagaaatggcaccCATAACAACCATGCACAACTCCTGTCACCATAAAGCttatttaaagctttttttctttgagaGATGAAAGCTCCACTCATCTcgcatctgaaaaaaaatccacaggtatttctCCATTCTTTCATTGTGAaaagacagctcaacactaggagtctgaaaagatgtgtagctgtcaagattcttactaagaaaaggaaatttaaaaaaaaaagaaaattggcAAACAAATAAGTTGccggtgttctcagaacattaGGAATGTcttttggattacttggattgtgagaagtagaaaatgcaaccaacttctatgactgGAAAAATactcctgcagatttctttgaaaagctgaaagcaggtTACCAAGAattaatggaagctgtaataaagtggtggacacactaaattctgataaaattatatttacttattgaggcttct
This Pygocentrus nattereri isolate fPygNat1 chromosome 15, fPygNat1.pri, whole genome shotgun sequence DNA region includes the following protein-coding sequences:
- the zbtb7a gene encoding zinc finger and BTB domain-containing protein 7A → MAGGLKEEEWDSRGGGREGEKGGWLVGVCLCGIRQGLAYEARATLKFPVCSCSTAGSCPDTEASRLRVGLRLAQGKRHVSVWPTGRRTDGRTDARVGAAIGGSAAGWWKMSSGAGGRGGRQGRACGGTGDAEEGPVGIPFPEHSADLLGGLNRQRLNGLLCDVLLVAQEREFPAHRSVLASCSTYFHKLFTSGLAADRQSVYALDFVRPEALAALLDFAYTATLTVSRSSVADILSAARLLEISPVQDVCTHLLDTKVLSPPAGSEQGEDEIEEDEEHRRTGGEKGNRLRAREYLEFFQRGAHWGSSCSTPELRDPPAHLHFSQRNGSADSNGTPPGPATYFSPLAQVLAQPPLLPDLEDDDEQAEEEEKQRDGVPVDVTKEALLWTRGNGADALSRFYAPSQNGHFYLHPMEPKVERDIEAPVQRETERGPASTLLQQMMDSIERQKDRAAGAEDDGPDGEEPDVEFYLKYFNSAQQEEASSAAMAQGLLPLWSVRGNSGGGGGQPGGGGGSSGERKMRSKAFQKCPICSKVIQGAGKLPRHIRTHTGEKPYECAICKVRFTRQDKLKVHMRKHTGEKPYLCTQCGAAFAHNYDLKNHMRVHTGLRPYQCSSCFKTFVRSDHLHRHLKKDGCNGIPSRRGRKPRIREHDLLEGPPEPSVQGQRSSRARRRSEGGGGTPVLEDTPEGRMHSPDGEGRGDESMRQRDFATV